Proteins encoded by one window of Phytohabitans houttuyneae:
- a CDS encoding ATP-binding protein — protein MTWLGRPWRDRAWLHPLYGTATVYVAGSTIEAVVSAHPDWPVWAVGAATGLVGAATTAAGVLAAAGDRFTGWARGYLGAAGLAGGTWLTYAAVTSPYEPKAVVSALVGAALFTGAYPAVRHAQLEHEAHYRAVRARPAPPVAAAVPQFRNPEAARWEGLLASVGLAGCTYRDREENRAGFAILISLPTTGKVTYRQVVGKCDALEIATKMPEGTVHAERAVSPDGRTLASEVWIHFDVEDILTKTLPMPDDHTPLSINAAFPVGLFADGEPILLKLREIAMLIVGVRGRGKTNLLNVIIHQLSRCTDVVIWMIDLKGGRAAKPWLKPWLDGKVKRPVLDWVATTRTEAHRMLVGGHALIEQRANAGYGGSKVEPTRQRPAVIVICDEIAALVGQHARGQKGDGGPKLYDLIAQLTLDIQLGRSEAVDFVLATQRGTVTMTGSGDLKSQCELRAGLGVTSPQDAQSVFTGNAPAAKLLAKLKDKATRGAVLIQDGDGGRISPGKLHFYGDGDAMLANVHRAATLHANYPAPLDEAGARAVDAAVRKLYDGSGYSGDDGRWSAARAEHLYADDGLPPEFSDDEPAASTPAQPAVAEPTARASSRGGGSCRPGRSAPRGARRGSSRCTTTNGRRLWSISRSPGSRSRTRRHRPMWTATRP, from the coding sequence TTGACGTGGCTGGGCCGGCCGTGGCGTGATCGGGCGTGGCTGCACCCCTTGTACGGCACCGCCACCGTGTACGTCGCCGGCTCCACGATCGAGGCGGTCGTCTCCGCCCATCCGGACTGGCCAGTGTGGGCGGTCGGTGCCGCTACCGGCCTGGTCGGCGCGGCCACAACGGCGGCCGGTGTGCTCGCCGCTGCTGGGGACCGGTTCACCGGCTGGGCGCGCGGCTATCTCGGCGCCGCCGGCCTGGCCGGCGGGACGTGGCTAACGTACGCGGCGGTCACGTCCCCGTACGAGCCGAAAGCGGTCGTGTCCGCGCTGGTCGGGGCCGCCCTGTTCACCGGCGCCTACCCGGCGGTGCGACACGCCCAACTCGAGCACGAGGCCCACTACCGGGCCGTCCGGGCGCGGCCCGCACCGCCGGTCGCCGCAGCTGTACCGCAGTTCCGTAACCCTGAGGCCGCGCGGTGGGAGGGCCTGCTCGCGTCGGTCGGGCTTGCAGGCTGCACCTACCGTGATCGGGAGGAGAACAGGGCCGGGTTCGCGATCCTCATCTCCCTGCCGACCACGGGGAAGGTCACTTATCGGCAGGTGGTCGGCAAGTGTGACGCGTTGGAGATCGCAACGAAGATGCCGGAAGGCACCGTCCACGCCGAACGCGCCGTATCGCCCGACGGGCGCACTCTGGCCTCCGAGGTGTGGATCCACTTCGACGTCGAGGACATCCTCACCAAGACCCTGCCGATGCCCGACGACCACACCCCGCTGTCGATCAACGCCGCGTTCCCGGTCGGTCTGTTCGCCGACGGCGAGCCGATCCTGCTGAAGCTCCGCGAGATCGCGATGCTGATCGTCGGCGTCCGCGGCCGTGGGAAGACGAACCTCCTCAACGTGATCATCCACCAGTTGTCGCGGTGCACCGACGTCGTCATCTGGATGATCGACTTGAAGGGCGGCCGTGCCGCGAAGCCGTGGCTGAAGCCGTGGTTGGACGGCAAAGTCAAACGCCCCGTCCTGGACTGGGTGGCAACCACCCGCACCGAAGCACACCGGATGCTCGTCGGCGGCCACGCCCTGATCGAGCAGCGCGCGAACGCCGGCTACGGCGGCTCCAAAGTGGAACCGACGCGCCAGCGTCCCGCGGTCATCGTCATCTGCGACGAGATCGCCGCCCTGGTCGGGCAGCACGCCCGCGGCCAGAAGGGCGACGGCGGGCCGAAGCTGTACGACCTGATCGCCCAGCTCACGCTGGACATCCAGCTGGGACGGTCGGAGGCCGTCGACTTCGTCCTGGCCACCCAGCGCGGCACCGTCACAATGACCGGGTCCGGTGACCTGAAGTCGCAGTGCGAGCTCCGCGCCGGCTTGGGCGTCACGAGCCCGCAGGATGCACAGTCGGTGTTCACCGGCAACGCCCCTGCGGCGAAACTCCTCGCGAAGCTGAAGGACAAGGCGACCCGTGGCGCGGTGCTGATCCAGGACGGCGACGGCGGCCGGATCTCCCCCGGGAAGCTGCACTTCTACGGCGACGGCGACGCCATGCTCGCCAACGTCCACCGTGCGGCGACGCTGCACGCCAACTACCCGGCGCCCCTCGACGAGGCGGGCGCCCGCGCGGTCGACGCCGCGGTGCGCAAGCTGTACGACGGCTCCGGCTATTCCGGCGACGACGGCCGCTGGTCCGCGGCCCGCGCCGAGCACCTGTACGCCGACGACGGTCTGCCGCCCGAGTTCAGCGACGACGAACCGGCCGCGTCGACGCCCGCGCAGCCCGCGGTGGCCGAGCCGACCGCGCGGGCGTCAAGCCGCGGGGGCGGTTCATGCCGACCCGGGAGGAGCGCGCCGCGCGGCGCGAGGCGCGGGAGCAGCAGGTGTACGACGACGAATGGGCGCAGATTGTGGAGCATTTCCAGGTCGCCGGGGAGCCGGAGCCGGACGCGGCGCCACCGGCCGATGTGGACCGCTACGAGGCCATGA
- a CDS encoding helix-turn-helix domain-containing protein, with protein sequence MPRSIADPRFPQTLRRLRVDRGLTLRELGRLVHHSKSLLHELETGTRQPSVETAQALDIALEAGGELARMVTADNAGVRRRTFVAAAGIAASLPHQRLTFGRRVGAGLPAQLVTRLARLRRLDDFLGGADTYRVYMAEVESTKALIRDGSYTEKTGRALLAVLAEQAQLAGWAAFDAGLHDDADGLYRMSLAAAEDADDTALAGNAWAFIAYLRLGLGQPGVDEAVAAVDTAGPSVTPGVRALLHCRRAWAHAVTGQAQEAETHLALGATALTEHDDRPEPDWVYWVDRSEVEIMTGRCWTVLRRPMRAITVLEQVLAAYDDTHARDKALYLSWLADAYLDVHEVEQACDTAGRAIELSAGIGSIRPGQRIDGFLGRLEPYGSLPCVVDLRARAVEWARQGRRLTAAATPDTAPPPPRSE encoded by the coding sequence ATGCCCCGGTCTATTGCCGACCCACGGTTCCCGCAGACGCTGCGCCGTCTGCGTGTCGACCGCGGGCTCACCCTCCGCGAGCTCGGCCGCCTCGTCCACCACAGCAAGTCGCTACTCCACGAGCTGGAGACCGGCACCCGGCAGCCCAGCGTGGAAACCGCGCAGGCACTCGACATCGCCCTGGAAGCCGGAGGCGAACTCGCCCGCATGGTCACCGCCGACAACGCCGGTGTGCGCCGACGCACCTTCGTCGCCGCCGCGGGCATCGCCGCGTCGCTGCCGCACCAGCGGCTCACGTTCGGCCGCCGGGTCGGCGCCGGCCTGCCCGCCCAGCTCGTCACCCGTCTGGCCCGGCTGCGCCGCCTCGACGACTTCCTCGGCGGCGCCGACACCTACCGGGTGTACATGGCGGAGGTGGAGTCCACAAAGGCCTTGATCCGCGACGGGTCCTACACGGAGAAGACCGGCCGAGCCCTGCTCGCGGTGCTCGCCGAGCAGGCGCAGCTCGCCGGCTGGGCCGCGTTCGACGCCGGCCTGCACGACGACGCCGACGGCCTCTACCGGATGTCTCTCGCTGCTGCTGAAGACGCCGACGACACGGCCCTCGCCGGGAACGCGTGGGCGTTCATCGCCTACCTGCGGCTCGGGCTCGGTCAGCCCGGTGTCGACGAGGCGGTCGCCGCCGTGGATACCGCTGGGCCGAGTGTGACCCCGGGTGTGCGGGCGCTGCTGCATTGCCGGCGGGCCTGGGCGCACGCGGTCACCGGGCAGGCGCAGGAGGCGGAGACGCATCTCGCGCTCGGCGCGACCGCGCTCACCGAGCACGACGACCGGCCCGAACCCGACTGGGTGTACTGGGTCGACCGGTCCGAAGTGGAGATCATGACGGGTCGCTGTTGGACGGTGCTGCGCCGGCCGATGCGGGCGATCACCGTGCTGGAGCAGGTCCTTGCCGCGTACGACGACACCCACGCCCGCGACAAGGCCCTCTACCTGTCGTGGCTGGCCGACGCCTACCTCGACGTGCACGAGGTCGAGCAGGCGTGCGACACCGCCGGCCGGGCGATCGAGCTGTCCGCCGGCATCGGCTCCATCCGACCGGGCCAGCGCATCGACGGGTTCCTCGGCCGGCTCGAACCGTACGGCTCGCTGCCCTGCGTCGTGGATCTGCGGGCGCGGGCGGTCGAGTGGGCTAGGCAGGGTCGGCGGTTGACTGCCGCAGCCACTCCAGACACCGCTCCGCCCCCGCCACGATCGGAGTAG
- the cutA gene encoding divalent-cation tolerance protein CutA, with protein MTDFLVVATATQTREQAIALAGGAVAARLAGNAQVIGPVVSVFWHLGEQGTGEEYQLLLYTTGDRYPDLEAHLLEHHPWDNPQVTATPIVAGAERCLEWLRQSTADPA; from the coding sequence GTGACGGATTTCCTGGTGGTCGCGACCGCGACCCAAACACGCGAGCAGGCGATCGCCCTCGCTGGGGGCGCGGTTGCTGCCCGGCTGGCCGGCAACGCACAGGTGATCGGCCCGGTGGTGAGCGTGTTCTGGCACCTCGGCGAGCAGGGCACCGGCGAGGAGTACCAGCTGCTGCTCTACACCACCGGCGACCGGTACCCCGACCTGGAGGCGCACCTGCTCGAGCACCACCCGTGGGACAACCCGCAGGTGACCGCTACTCCGATCGTGGCGGGGGCGGAGCGGTGTCTGGAGTGGCTGCGGCAGTCAACCGCCGACCCTGCCTAG
- a CDS encoding helix-turn-helix transcriptional regulator, which translates to MSGWFIELEFTGPLEPDQMEQAAEGAPFAHYTAGVQVLRLRGPLDAVEYDDAVREAQDWPVRLTGAAELVRAGVLSGPERMVIETSAARARMWDLLGAAEIAERLGVTTARVRQLEQRPDFPKPALTLAGGRIYRADDIDAFNRGWDRTPGRPRRADN; encoded by the coding sequence ATGAGTGGATGGTTTATCGAGCTCGAGTTCACAGGCCCGCTGGAGCCAGACCAGATGGAACAGGCCGCCGAAGGCGCACCGTTCGCGCACTACACGGCCGGCGTCCAGGTGCTGAGGCTCCGCGGCCCCCTCGACGCCGTGGAGTACGACGACGCCGTCCGCGAGGCACAGGACTGGCCTGTCCGACTGACCGGCGCCGCCGAACTCGTCCGCGCAGGTGTGCTCTCAGGCCCTGAGCGCATGGTCATCGAGACGTCGGCCGCAAGGGCGCGAATGTGGGACCTGCTCGGCGCCGCCGAAATCGCCGAGCGGCTCGGCGTGACGACGGCCCGCGTGCGCCAGCTGGAGCAGCGGCCCGACTTCCCGAAGCCGGCCCTGACGCTCGCCGGCGGCCGCATCTACCGAGCCGACGACATCGACGCGTTCAACCGCGGCTGGGACCGTACCCCCGGCCGCCCGCGTCGTGCCGATAACTGA
- a CDS encoding collagen-like protein, producing MDDTTREIAGQRLERLIRRRSRRRTVVLGLLLCVVAGLLGWWAHGLTSRATSEEQRADQAVSSAEQLCAQVEQLGRQCVIDPAELRGEAGPQGEAGPPGPQGPPGPTGNMGPPGPMGPVGPSGAPGADGRDGVGEPGPAGAAGEPGPAGPQGEPGPAGKDGVAGKPPASWRWTDPDGAEYECLRDDGSPESAPTYTCRTTSQPSRLLR from the coding sequence GTGGATGACACGACCCGCGAAATCGCCGGCCAGCGGCTGGAGCGGCTGATCCGCCGACGCAGCCGCCGCCGGACCGTCGTGCTCGGGCTGCTGCTGTGTGTCGTGGCTGGCCTACTCGGCTGGTGGGCCCATGGCCTGACATCGCGGGCCACCAGCGAGGAGCAGCGCGCCGACCAGGCCGTCTCATCGGCGGAGCAGCTGTGCGCGCAGGTGGAGCAGTTGGGTCGGCAATGTGTGATCGACCCTGCGGAGTTGCGCGGCGAGGCGGGGCCGCAGGGTGAGGCCGGGCCGCCCGGCCCGCAAGGCCCTCCGGGACCGACGGGAAACATGGGCCCACCGGGCCCGATGGGTCCGGTCGGGCCGAGCGGCGCCCCGGGCGCGGACGGGCGGGACGGTGTTGGTGAGCCGGGACCTGCAGGCGCTGCGGGTGAGCCGGGCCCTGCCGGGCCGCAGGGTGAGCCGGGCCCCGCCGGCAAGGACGGCGTGGCTGGGAAGCCGCCGGCGTCGTGGCGGTGGACCGACCCGGACGGCGCCGAGTACGAGTGCCTGCGCGACGACGGCTCGCCGGAAAGCGCCCCGACCTACACGTGCCGGACAACGAGCCAACCGAGCAGGTTGTTGCGGTGA
- a CDS encoding phage tail tube protein → MTQPAAVPADGNLKVYYVATLADPENPTVTELNAGTSKDLSCYITSDGFQTTLDEQTITDNRLCSRATYERPGRWQKQMTLSYVHNPDSTANNVAYLTFPYLATGYIVARWGVPYENAWAASDLADVYPIQAGKPSKNPPAENTVLTVTQKMFITGESYDDAVVAA, encoded by the coding sequence GTGACGCAACCGGCCGCGGTCCCCGCCGATGGGAATCTGAAGGTCTACTACGTCGCGACGCTGGCGGACCCGGAGAACCCGACTGTCACCGAGCTGAACGCGGGCACGTCGAAGGACCTGTCCTGCTACATCACCTCGGACGGCTTCCAGACCACGCTCGACGAGCAGACGATCACCGACAACCGTCTGTGCAGCCGGGCAACATACGAGCGGCCGGGCCGCTGGCAGAAGCAGATGACGCTGTCGTACGTCCACAACCCGGACAGCACGGCAAACAACGTCGCCTACCTGACGTTCCCGTACCTGGCCACCGGCTACATCGTCGCCCGATGGGGTGTGCCCTACGAGAACGCGTGGGCCGCCTCGGACCTGGCGGACGTGTACCCGATCCAGGCGGGCAAGCCGTCCAAGAACCCGCCCGCCGAGAACACCGTCCTCACGGTCACGCAGAAGATGTTCATCACGGGCGAGTCGTACGACGACGCGGTGGTCGCCGCATGA
- a CDS encoding HK97-gp10 family putative phage morphogenesis protein → MDDLDRLARDMDQAPDNLADRADALVRASTLQTEALGKAGANVRTGFMRASITSEFERTADRSAGETGPTAWYSHFPHDGTSRIAPNPFMYRAADVVEPQFYAAAEALGAAVLDG, encoded by the coding sequence GTGGACGACCTCGACCGCCTCGCCCGCGACATGGACCAGGCGCCGGACAATCTGGCCGACCGCGCCGACGCGCTCGTGCGCGCCTCAACCCTGCAGACCGAGGCGCTCGGCAAGGCCGGCGCGAACGTCCGCACCGGGTTCATGCGGGCGTCGATCACCAGCGAGTTCGAGCGCACCGCCGACCGCAGCGCGGGCGAGACCGGGCCGACCGCCTGGTACTCCCATTTCCCACACGACGGCACGTCGCGGATCGCGCCGAACCCGTTCATGTACCGGGCAGCCGACGTCGTCGAGCCGCAGTTCTACGCCGCGGCGGAGGCGCTCGGCGCAGCGGTGCTCGATGGCTGA
- a CDS encoding DUF6093 family protein, with protein MPLGGRPGLARTRVIPAEWETHHRPVSEDGMQAECRIERPATSPVWDDVAGRDVFPAPALVYEGMCRFHGTAPSSSAPVADKDMPRGQYTVTIPTDSDEILKNDVVRLTACDGDPAAVGKTLQVMGATRSAKTWERTLTVQMPQPTTNQA; from the coding sequence ATGCCCCTCGGTGGCCGGCCCGGCCTCGCCCGCACCCGCGTCATCCCCGCCGAGTGGGAAACCCATCACCGGCCGGTGTCGGAGGACGGGATGCAGGCCGAGTGCCGGATCGAACGGCCCGCGACCAGCCCGGTGTGGGACGACGTCGCTGGCCGGGACGTGTTCCCCGCCCCGGCGCTCGTCTACGAAGGCATGTGCCGCTTCCACGGCACCGCGCCGTCCAGCTCGGCGCCCGTCGCGGACAAGGACATGCCGCGCGGCCAGTACACGGTCACGATCCCCACCGACAGCGACGAGATCCTCAAAAACGACGTCGTCCGGCTCACCGCCTGCGACGGCGACCCGGCTGCGGTCGGGAAGACGCTGCAGGTGATGGGCGCCACCAGGTCGGCGAAGACGTGGGAGCGGACGCTGACCGTGCAGATGCCGCAGCCGACCACGAACCAGGCGTAG